A single region of the Sphingobium sp. TKS genome encodes:
- a CDS encoding putative quinol monooxygenase gives MTCTVLLELKVKPECVKDTIEGLGALLPSTRTYPGCIEVYAHQNQDDPTNIVAIEVWESRQAYEKYFAWRTETGVIGQLANWVAAPPSIRYFDKKA, from the coding sequence ATGACCTGCACCGTACTGCTCGAACTGAAAGTCAAACCCGAATGCGTCAAGGACACCATCGAGGGCCTCGGCGCATTGCTGCCGTCGACCCGCACCTACCCGGGCTGCATCGAGGTTTACGCGCACCAGAATCAGGACGACCCCACCAATATCGTCGCGATTGAAGTCTGGGAATCCCGTCAGGCCTATGAAAAATATTTCGCCTGGCGCACCGAGACCGGCGTGATCGGCCAGCTCGCGAACTGGGTTGCCGCGCCGCCTTCGATCCGTTACTTCGACAAGAAAGCCTGA
- a CDS encoding HvfX family Cu-binding RiPP maturation protein — protein MSGPITAYGKLHQGLFRRLRHLDGLPPLLMRLYLAPVMIAVGLHKFRNWDDMVAWFGNPDWGLGLPVPALMVALAASAELFGGLALLLGLAVRWFALPLLISMAVATATVHWQHGWFAIAPGDPDTSTAKVLAMMGIPAAARSLENSVEVGQRVNAARSLLREHGNYDWLTEKGNFVVLNNGIEFAATYFIMLLSLFFAGGGRYVSLDYWLARRTGAVAID, from the coding sequence ATGTCTGGACCGATCACCGCGTACGGCAAACTGCACCAGGGCTTGTTCCGGCGCCTGCGCCATCTCGACGGCCTTCCCCCGCTGTTGATGCGACTCTATCTGGCGCCGGTCATGATCGCGGTCGGGCTGCACAAATTCCGCAACTGGGACGATATGGTCGCCTGGTTCGGCAATCCCGACTGGGGCCTCGGGTTGCCGGTTCCTGCGCTGATGGTGGCGCTGGCGGCCAGTGCCGAATTGTTCGGCGGGTTGGCATTGTTGCTCGGGCTGGCGGTGCGCTGGTTCGCGCTGCCTCTGCTGATTTCCATGGCGGTCGCGACCGCCACGGTGCACTGGCAGCACGGCTGGTTCGCGATCGCGCCCGGTGATCCCGACACCAGCACCGCCAAGGTGCTGGCGATGATGGGTATTCCTGCCGCCGCGCGCAGTCTTGAGAACAGCGTCGAAGTCGGACAGCGGGTGAACGCGGCCCGCAGCTTGCTGCGGGAGCACGGCAACTACGACTGGCTTACCGAAAAAGGCAATTTCGTGGTGTTGAATAACGGCATCGAGTTTGCCGCCACCTATTTCATCATGCTGCTCAGTCTGTTTTTCGCGGGGGGCGGGCGGTACGTCAGCCTCGACTATTGGCTGGCCCGTCGCACCGGCGCCGTCGCCATTGACTGA
- a CDS encoding IS91-like element ISPps1 family transposase, which translates to MSATSKPKLYNPRHPERTLLYQTVAEHYETWLELASAGQFDGQGDHHTPKPFVRKAFAKYLECGIFAHGFARARCGDCGHDYFVAFSCKGRGVCPSCTTRRMVETAAHLNDHVFPRLPVRQWVLSVPKRLRYFMQRDGAVLSMVLRIFLRVIAQTLQTHSPGAAHMDKAGLHIGAIAFIHRFGSSLNEHVHFHVCVVDGVFEEVEGEGDADATPRISSPGVIFHAATGIDAATVAPVQTTLQKRILRAFVARGLLENCDAKDMLGYKHSGFSVDAGVCIEAHDRAALERLLRYCARPPFSMERLRKEGSKLVYRCAKQRSEPTSDKRGAKADELHLTPLELIDRIAALVPPPRTHRHRYFGVLAPNSPLRAAVTALAQPAASQPATVETAQPGAGVPGVAAPGNAATPTPEPEARPKRAAHYLWAVLIARIYEAFPLLCPMCGGQMRIIAFITHSAEIRHILNHIGVESAPPHITPARGPPLWEGCDAPVDDGAQGEPDWDLAAQPDEVDQRVNW; encoded by the coding sequence ATGTCAGCCACTTCCAAGCCCAAGCTCTACAACCCACGCCACCCCGAACGCACGCTGCTCTACCAAACGGTAGCCGAGCACTACGAGACCTGGCTAGAGTTGGCCAGCGCGGGTCAGTTCGACGGCCAGGGCGACCACCACACCCCCAAGCCCTTCGTGCGCAAAGCGTTTGCCAAGTATCTTGAGTGCGGCATCTTTGCCCATGGCTTTGCCCGCGCTCGCTGCGGCGACTGTGGGCACGACTACTTTGTAGCCTTCTCCTGCAAAGGCCGGGGAGTCTGCCCCTCGTGCACCACCCGGCGCATGGTGGAGACAGCAGCGCACCTGAACGATCACGTATTCCCCCGCCTGCCGGTGCGCCAGTGGGTGCTGTCGGTTCCCAAGCGGCTTCGTTACTTCATGCAGCGCGACGGAGCGGTGCTGAGCATGGTGCTGCGCATCTTTCTGCGGGTGATCGCACAAACTCTGCAGACCCACAGCCCCGGTGCGGCCCATATGGACAAGGCAGGCCTGCACATCGGTGCCATCGCCTTCATTCACCGATTCGGCTCCAGCCTCAATGAACACGTCCACTTCCACGTTTGTGTGGTGGACGGGGTGTTTGAGGAAGTGGAGGGCGAGGGCGATGCTGATGCGACCCCTCGAATCTCATCGCCGGGTGTCATCTTTCACGCGGCCACCGGCATCGATGCGGCTACCGTGGCCCCAGTGCAGACCACACTGCAAAAACGCATCCTGCGCGCCTTCGTTGCTCGGGGCCTGCTGGAGAACTGTGACGCCAAAGACATGCTGGGCTACAAACACAGCGGCTTCTCGGTGGATGCGGGGGTGTGCATCGAAGCCCACGACCGCGCTGCGCTGGAGCGGCTGCTGCGCTATTGCGCGCGTCCACCGTTTTCCATGGAGCGCCTACGCAAAGAGGGAAGCAAACTGGTGTACCGCTGTGCCAAACAGCGCAGCGAGCCCACCAGTGACAAGCGTGGTGCCAAGGCAGATGAGCTGCACCTCACACCGCTGGAACTGATCGACCGCATCGCCGCGCTGGTGCCACCGCCACGCACCCACCGGCACCGCTACTTTGGTGTGCTGGCACCAAACTCGCCGCTGAGAGCGGCGGTAACGGCGCTGGCTCAGCCTGCTGCGTCGCAACCAGCCACGGTGGAGACTGCACAACCTGGCGCGGGCGTACCTGGGGTGGCGGCGCCGGGCAACGCGGCCACACCCACACCCGAACCTGAAGCACGCCCGAAGCGAGCGGCGCATTACTTGTGGGCGGTGCTGATTGCCCGCATCTACGAGGCATTTCCGCTGCTGTGCCCCATGTGCGGTGGGCAGATGCGCATCATTGCCTTCATCACCCACAGCGCCGAAATCCGCCACATCCTGAACCACATCGGGGTGGAGTCTGCCCCCCCGCACATCACCCCGGCACGCGGGCCACCGCTGTGGGAGGGCTGCGACGCGCCGGTGGATGATGGTGCGCAAGGCGAGCCGGATTGGGATCTGGCAGCTCAACCCGACGAGGTAGACCAGCGCGTCAATTGGTGA
- a CDS encoding glutathione S-transferase family protein, with the protein MIDLYTWNTPNGRKISIALEEMGLPYTIHPVNIGKDEQHLPAFLELSPNGRIPAIVDPQGPAGAPVSIFESGAILLYLGEKTGRFLPADLTSRIPVLEWLMWQVGGFGPMPGQVHHFLGVEPEADRRYGLQRYMAETRRLYGVLDRRLAGRDYVAGEISVADFAIFGWAWRHEKHQVSFDDFPNVGRWYERLVARPGVARGLEVKLD; encoded by the coding sequence ATGATCGACCTCTATACCTGGAATACCCCCAACGGGCGCAAGATCAGTATTGCGCTGGAGGAAATGGGGCTGCCTTACACGATCCATCCCGTGAACATAGGCAAAGACGAGCAGCATCTGCCGGCCTTTCTCGAACTCAGCCCCAACGGGCGCATTCCCGCCATCGTCGACCCGCAGGGGCCGGCGGGCGCGCCCGTCAGCATTTTCGAATCGGGCGCCATTCTGCTGTATCTGGGCGAGAAGACCGGCCGGTTTCTACCGGCCGATCTGACCTCGCGCATCCCGGTGCTGGAATGGCTGATGTGGCAGGTCGGAGGTTTCGGGCCCATGCCGGGACAGGTGCATCATTTCCTGGGCGTGGAGCCGGAGGCGGACCGCCGTTACGGCTTGCAGCGCTACATGGCCGAGACCCGGCGGCTCTATGGGGTGCTGGACCGGCGGCTGGCGGGACGGGACTATGTGGCCGGCGAGATCTCGGTGGCCGATTTCGCCATTTTCGGCTGGGCCTGGCGCCATGAGAAGCACCAGGTCTCGTTCGACGACTTTCCCAACGTCGGCCGCTGGTACGAGCGCCTGGTGGCCCGTCCCGGCGTGGCGCGCGGGCTGGAGGTGAAGCTGGATTGA
- a CDS encoding glutathione S-transferase family protein: MGLVLYGRVNSVNVQKVLWMLDETGTAFERVDAGGPFGFPEGYLALNPARKVPTLVDGELAVWESNTILRHLADRESRHDLYPQASPARTRVDCLLDWQQGALGNPMRIVYQAVVRGVAHPAFDEAVKQLADAFGMLDGLLARHEYLAGDHFTIADIANACFSYRWLKLDIPRPAMPHLERWQALMADEAGYQRHVAIALT, encoded by the coding sequence ATGGGACTCGTGCTGTATGGGCGCGTCAACTCGGTGAACGTGCAGAAAGTGCTGTGGATGCTGGATGAAACCGGAACCGCGTTCGAACGCGTCGACGCCGGCGGGCCTTTCGGTTTCCCCGAGGGCTACCTGGCGCTCAATCCGGCCCGCAAGGTGCCCACGCTGGTCGACGGCGAGCTGGCCGTCTGGGAGTCGAACACGATCTTGCGCCACCTGGCCGACCGCGAATCGCGCCATGATCTCTATCCGCAGGCCTCGCCGGCGCGTACCCGCGTGGATTGCCTGCTCGACTGGCAGCAGGGCGCGCTCGGCAATCCTATGCGCATTGTTTATCAGGCCGTGGTGCGCGGGGTGGCGCATCCCGCCTTCGACGAGGCGGTCAAGCAATTGGCCGACGCCTTCGGCATGCTCGATGGTTTGCTGGCGCGGCACGAATACCTGGCCGGCGACCACTTCACCATTGCGGATATCGCGAACGCCTGCTTTTCGTACCGCTGGCTCAAGCTGGACATCCCGCGGCCGGCCATGCCCCACCTGGAGCGCTGGCAGGCGCTGATGGCCGACGAAGCCGGTTATCAGCGGCACGTGGCGATAGCGCTGACCTGA
- a CDS encoding sodium:solute symporter family transporter, giving the protein MRLNFLSVLMQGQNVVFLTALAFSIAGSANLPSLTLALFWPRLTSAGAVASILTGAIGSVALIWFSPTVQADIFHNPQDVLFPLRNPAIVTIPLSFVVAFAVSLLTAPPAKQGAQQMAI; this is encoded by the coding sequence ATGCGGTTGAATTTCCTATCCGTGCTCATGCAAGGACAGAACGTCGTCTTCCTGACCGCGCTGGCGTTCTCGATCGCCGGTTCGGCGAATCTGCCTTCGCTGACGCTGGCCCTGTTCTGGCCGCGCCTGACGAGCGCCGGCGCGGTGGCCAGCATCCTGACGGGCGCCATCGGTTCGGTCGCGCTGATATGGTTTTCCCCGACCGTGCAGGCGGACATATTCCACAACCCGCAGGACGTGCTTTTCCCGCTGCGCAATCCCGCGATCGTGACGATACCGCTCTCGTTCGTTGTGGCCTTCGCGGTGTCGCTGCTCACGGCGCCGCCGGCGAAACAGGGTGCCCAACAGATGGCGATTTGA
- a CDS encoding IS91-like element ISPps1 family transposase, translating to MSATSKPKLYNPRHPERTLLYQTVAEHYETWLELASAGQFDGQGDHHTPKPFVRKAFAKYLECGIFAHGFARARCGDCGHDYFVAFSCKGRGVCPSCTTRRMVETAAHLNDHVFPRLPVRQWVLSVPKRLRYFMQRDGAVLSMVLRIFLRVIAQTLQTHSPGAAHMDKAGLHIGAIAFIHRFGSSLNEHVHFHVCVVDGVFEEVEGEGDADATPRISSPGVIFHAATGIDAATVAPVQTTLQKRILRAFVARGLLENCDAKDMLGYKHSGFSVDAGVCIEVHDRAALERLLRYCARPPFSMERLRKEGSKLVYRCAKQRSEPTSDKRGAKADELHLTPLELIDRIAALVPPPRTHRHRYFGVLAPNSPLRAAVTALAQPAASQPATVETAQPGAGVPGVAAPGNAATPTPEPEARPKRAAHYLWAVLIARIYEAFPLLCPMCGGQMRIIAFITHSAEIRHILNHIGVESAPPHITPARGPPLWEGCDAPVDDGAQGEPDWDLAAQPDEVDQRVNW from the coding sequence ATGTCAGCCACTTCCAAGCCCAAGCTCTACAACCCACGCCACCCCGAACGCACGCTGCTCTACCAAACGGTAGCCGAGCACTACGAGACCTGGCTAGAGTTGGCCAGCGCGGGTCAGTTCGACGGCCAGGGCGACCACCACACCCCCAAGCCCTTCGTGCGCAAAGCGTTTGCCAAGTATCTTGAGTGCGGCATCTTTGCCCATGGCTTTGCCCGCGCTCGCTGCGGCGACTGTGGGCACGACTACTTTGTAGCCTTCTCCTGCAAAGGCCGGGGAGTCTGCCCCTCGTGCACCACCCGGCGCATGGTGGAGACAGCAGCGCACCTGAACGATCACGTATTCCCCCGCCTGCCGGTGCGCCAGTGGGTGCTGTCGGTTCCCAAGCGGCTTCGTTACTTCATGCAGCGCGACGGAGCGGTGCTGAGCATGGTGCTGCGCATCTTTCTGCGGGTGATCGCACAAACTCTGCAGACCCACAGCCCCGGTGCGGCCCATATGGACAAGGCAGGCCTGCACATCGGTGCCATCGCCTTCATTCACCGATTCGGCTCCAGCCTCAATGAACACGTCCACTTCCACGTTTGTGTGGTGGACGGGGTGTTTGAGGAAGTGGAGGGCGAGGGCGATGCTGATGCGACCCCTCGAATCTCATCGCCGGGTGTCATCTTTCACGCGGCCACCGGCATCGATGCGGCTACCGTGGCCCCAGTGCAGACCACACTGCAAAAACGCATCCTGCGCGCCTTCGTTGCTCGGGGCCTGCTGGAGAACTGTGACGCCAAAGACATGCTGGGCTACAAACACAGCGGCTTCTCGGTGGACGCCGGTGTCTGCATCGAAGTTCACGACCGCGCTGCGCTGGAGCGGCTGCTGCGCTATTGCGCGCGTCCACCGTTTTCCATGGAGCGCCTACGCAAAGAGGGAAGCAAACTGGTGTACCGCTGTGCCAAACAGCGCAGCGAGCCCACCAGTGACAAGCGTGGTGCCAAGGCAGATGAGCTGCACCTCACACCGCTGGAACTGATCGACCGCATCGCCGCGCTGGTGCCACCGCCACGCACCCACCGGCACCGCTACTTTGGTGTGCTGGCACCAAACTCGCCGCTGAGAGCGGCGGTAACGGCGCTGGCTCAGCCTGCTGCGTCGCAACCAGCCACGGTGGAGACTGCACAACCTGGCGCGGGCGTACCTGGGGTGGCGGCGCCGGGCAACGCGGCCACACCCACACCCGAACCTGAAGCACGCCCGAAGCGAGCGGCGCATTACTTGTGGGCGGTGCTGATTGCCCGCATCTACGAGGCATTTCCGCTGCTGTGCCCCATGTGCGGTGGGCAGATGCGCATCATTGCCTTCATCACCCACAGCGCCGAAATCCGCCACATCCTGAACCACATCGGGGTGGAGTCTGCCCCCCCGCACATCACCCCGGCACGCGGGCCACCGCTGTGGGAGGGCTGCGACGCGCCGGTGGATGATGGTGCGCAAGGCGAGCCGGATTGGGATCTGGCAGCTCAACCCGACGAGGTAGACCAGCGCGTCAATTGGTGA
- a CDS encoding 3-oxoacid CoA-transferase subunit B gives MNYRSRDKAELASLIARDIPDNSYVNLGIGMPTLIANYLPEGAGIVLHSENGILGMGPAPESGEEDYDLINAGKQPVTLLAGGSYFHHADSFAMMRGGHLDICVLGAFQVSQFGDLANWHTGNPEDIPAVGGAMDLATGARQTWVMMDLLTRSGQSKLVKACTYPLTGLACVGRVYTDLATFTRTPYGMTASDIVEGLSLHALCDMTGLELLDGNAGGSRD, from the coding sequence ATGAACTACCGAAGCCGTGACAAGGCTGAACTGGCGTCCCTAATCGCCCGCGACATTCCGGACAATTCCTATGTGAACCTGGGCATCGGCATGCCCACGCTGATTGCCAACTACCTGCCGGAGGGCGCTGGTATCGTGCTGCACAGCGAGAACGGCATACTGGGCATGGGACCAGCCCCAGAATCGGGCGAGGAAGACTACGACCTCATAAACGCTGGCAAGCAACCAGTCACACTTCTAGCTGGAGGCTCTTACTTCCACCACGCAGACAGCTTTGCCATGATGCGCGGCGGCCATCTCGACATTTGCGTGCTGGGCGCATTTCAGGTCAGCCAATTCGGCGACCTTGCGAACTGGCACACCGGCAATCCGGAGGACATCCCTGCCGTGGGGGGCGCCATGGACCTTGCTACGGGCGCTAGGCAAACGTGGGTGATGATGGATCTGCTGACCCGGTCGGGGCAGAGCAAACTAGTCAAGGCATGCACTTATCCGCTCACGGGCTTGGCCTGTGTCGGTCGCGTCTACACGGACTTGGCCACCTTCACCCGCACACCCTACGGCATGACCGCAAGCGACATCGTCGAAGGTTTGAGCCTGCACGCTTTGTGCGACATGACCGGCCTTGAGCTGCTGGATGGAAATGCCGGGGGGAGCAGAGATTGA
- a CDS encoding 3-oxoacid CoA-transferase subunit A, whose translation MAGKIASTVAEAIGPVADASVVMVGGFGTAGIPNELIGGLIATGARELVVVNNNAGNGDSGLAALLKAGRVRKIICSFPRQADSQIFDALYRQRRIELELVPQGNLVERIRAAGAGIGGFFTPVGYGTKLAQGKETREIAGRMYVLELPIHADLALIKAERGDAWGNLTYRKAARNFGPIMATAARRTVASVHEVLAAGDMDPETVVTPGIFVKSLVQVPRAATGAGGFKGA comes from the coding sequence ATGGCCGGCAAGATCGCAAGTACGGTGGCCGAGGCGATCGGCCCCGTAGCCGACGCATCGGTCGTGATGGTCGGCGGTTTCGGCACCGCCGGCATCCCCAATGAACTGATAGGAGGACTGATCGCCACCGGTGCTAGGGAATTAGTGGTTGTCAATAACAACGCTGGCAATGGTGACAGCGGCTTGGCCGCGCTGCTCAAGGCCGGCCGCGTGCGCAAGATAATCTGCAGCTTCCCGCGGCAAGCCGACAGCCAAATCTTCGATGCGCTGTACCGGCAGCGCCGCATCGAGCTGGAGCTGGTGCCGCAAGGCAATCTAGTCGAACGCATACGCGCCGCAGGCGCCGGCATAGGCGGCTTCTTCACGCCGGTGGGCTACGGCACGAAGCTCGCGCAGGGCAAAGAGACGCGCGAGATCGCGGGAAGGATGTACGTGCTGGAGTTGCCCATCCACGCGGACCTGGCGCTCATCAAGGCCGAACGCGGCGACGCCTGGGGCAACCTCACCTACCGGAAAGCCGCCAGGAACTTCGGTCCCATCATGGCGACGGCGGCCCGGCGCACCGTCGCCTCGGTCCATGAGGTGCTGGCGGCTGGTGACATGGACCCGGAGACCGTGGTCACGCCTGGCATCTTCGTCAAGTCACTGGTGCAGGTGCCGCGCGCGGCCACCGGCGCCGGCGGATTCAAGGGGGCATGA
- a CDS encoding dienelactone hydrolase family protein translates to MTNFNYSIDTSHGPMDGYITAQPGQARPGIVLLPEIFGINGAMRLAADQFSQAGFAVLAPDLFSQVESRVELGYTEADRERAIAIWQKMDDSVALADSRAAINALAADPRCNGEISVLGFCLGGKYALLLAAQGGILASVSFYPVRVNDYQEQLITLKCPTQVHVGDDDAHIPPPVLDVLTSALSSSETNELHLYAGAGHGFFNSVRSFGYSPRAAESAFTRAVAFLNRHQGT, encoded by the coding sequence ATGACTAATTTCAATTATTCCATCGACACCTCGCACGGCCCCATGGATGGCTACATCACTGCGCAGCCTGGTCAGGCCCGGCCCGGCATCGTGCTGCTGCCTGAGATTTTCGGCATCAACGGCGCGATGCGCCTGGCGGCAGACCAGTTCTCGCAGGCAGGGTTCGCGGTGCTGGCACCCGACCTATTCAGCCAAGTAGAGTCGCGCGTTGAGCTGGGCTACACGGAAGCGGACCGCGAACGCGCGATCGCCATCTGGCAAAAGATGGACGACTCTGTGGCGCTGGCGGACAGCCGCGCTGCCATCAATGCACTGGCGGCTGATCCACGCTGCAACGGAGAAATTAGCGTATTAGGTTTTTGCCTAGGAGGCAAATACGCGTTACTGTTGGCGGCCCAAGGCGGCATCCTCGCGAGCGTGTCCTTTTATCCGGTGCGTGTTAACGACTACCAAGAACAACTGATTACGCTAAAGTGTCCCACGCAGGTCCACGTTGGCGACGACGACGCGCACATACCGCCTCCAGTGCTCGATGTCCTTACAAGCGCGCTCTCGAGCAGCGAGACCAACGAGCTGCATCTGTATGCGGGAGCCGGGCACGGCTTTTTCAACTCGGTTCGCTCCTTCGGCTACTCGCCGCGCGCCGCGGAATCGGCGTTTACGCGCGCCGTCGCCTTTCTGAATCGGCACCAAGGTACTTGA
- a CDS encoding muconate/chloromuconate family cycloisomerase — protein sequence MPQNETIEAIETRIVDVPLKKTHNHSNASHAQQSLVFLTLRTSGGAVAHGEGGTPAGTAFWGGESCETIKCVIDRYLAPALRGVNVFAHEQVLKTMDRAAAGNHFAKAAVDVAVHDAVGRLLGIPVSALYGGQVRGSMPVLWALVSGDAAADIDDAARMLQERRHKTFKIKMGFEGPETESRRVMRTARAIHDIAAHAVVTVDLNQAWDIATCARYLPQFEDAGIAMVEQPLPHWNRDGMAALSLRLRMAVVADEGLWDFHDAYASFKSGATGLYGVKIGKGGGIRRAYKAAAVAEAAGIPIYGGMALESSLGTAAALQLFSALPALDWDCELIGPLLLADDLATEPTRYRDFEVVVPGGIGLGVQPDHDKINFYTRKT from the coding sequence GTGCCGCAGAACGAAACTATTGAGGCCATCGAAACACGCATCGTCGATGTCCCGCTGAAAAAGACCCACAATCACTCCAATGCCTCGCATGCTCAGCAGTCGCTAGTGTTCCTGACGCTGCGCACTTCGGGCGGCGCAGTCGCACACGGAGAAGGTGGCACGCCCGCAGGCACCGCCTTCTGGGGCGGCGAATCCTGCGAAACAATCAAGTGTGTGATCGACCGCTACTTGGCGCCGGCGCTGCGGGGTGTAAACGTGTTCGCCCATGAGCAGGTGCTCAAGACCATGGACCGGGCGGCGGCCGGCAACCACTTCGCCAAGGCGGCCGTAGACGTGGCCGTGCACGACGCCGTGGGGCGCCTGCTGGGGATTCCCGTCAGCGCGCTTTACGGCGGCCAGGTGCGCGGTTCCATGCCCGTGCTGTGGGCATTGGTCTCGGGCGACGCGGCCGCAGACATCGACGATGCGGCCCGCATGCTGCAGGAGCGCCGCCATAAGACGTTCAAGATCAAGATGGGGTTCGAAGGTCCTGAGACTGAATCTCGTAGAGTCATGCGTACTGCGCGGGCGATCCATGATATCGCTGCGCACGCGGTTGTGACGGTCGACCTGAACCAAGCTTGGGATATAGCGACATGCGCGCGCTACCTGCCGCAGTTCGAAGACGCAGGCATCGCCATGGTCGAGCAGCCGCTGCCTCACTGGAACCGTGACGGCATGGCGGCGCTGTCGTTGCGCCTACGGATGGCGGTGGTGGCCGATGAAGGTTTGTGGGATTTCCACGATGCATACGCCTCCTTCAAGTCGGGCGCCACCGGACTGTACGGAGTGAAGATCGGCAAGGGCGGCGGCATTCGTCGCGCCTACAAGGCTGCTGCGGTGGCCGAGGCCGCCGGCATTCCCATCTATGGCGGTATGGCGCTGGAAAGTTCCCTAGGCACGGCCGCCGCCCTGCAACTGTTCAGCGCGCTGCCGGCGCTAGACTGGGACTGCGAACTCATCGGCCCGCTCCTGCTGGCCGATGACCTGGCCACTGAGCCCACACGATACCGCGACTTTGAGGTTGTGGTACCGGGCGGCATCGGCCTGGGCGTACAGCCCGACCACGACAAGATCAATTTCTACACCCGCAAGACATGA
- a CDS encoding maleylacetate reductase produces the protein MLNFTYQSLPSRVRFGRGTISELGSELDKLGCRRAMVVASAPQAAHAQLLREQLGGACAGAFTRAAMHTPTELTQEALTEVARLGVDGIVAIGGGSAIGLSKAIALHTDLPQLVIPTTYAGSEMTPILGQTESGIKTTQRSPRVLPETVIYDVELTYSLPLAMSVASGINAMAHAVEALYASDTNPVVAQMAEAGIAALYRSLPALRTGAADPEVRGQALYGSWMSAMCLASTSMGLHHKLCHTLGGALNLPHAETHTIVLPHAIAYNAPSVRDAVDVIKRAMGGGGIAGRIHDIASSCDVPVALRDIGMRESDIDKVTDLVMSKPYANPRPLDAGLIRRLLTNAWSGLRPDHSTYL, from the coding sequence CGAGCGATGGTTGTTGCCAGCGCGCCCCAGGCCGCCCACGCGCAACTCCTGCGCGAGCAGCTGGGCGGCGCTTGCGCCGGCGCTTTCACGCGCGCGGCCATGCACACGCCCACCGAGCTCACGCAGGAAGCGCTGACGGAGGTTGCTAGGCTGGGCGTGGACGGAATCGTCGCAATTGGGGGCGGTTCGGCCATCGGCCTGTCCAAGGCCATCGCGCTGCATACTGACCTGCCCCAACTGGTAATTCCCACCACCTACGCAGGCTCGGAGATGACGCCCATACTCGGGCAGACCGAAAGCGGCATAAAAACGACGCAGCGCAGCCCCAGGGTCCTGCCCGAAACCGTCATCTACGACGTCGAACTGACTTACTCGCTGCCACTGGCCATGTCGGTCGCCAGCGGCATTAATGCCATGGCACATGCCGTGGAGGCGCTTTATGCCAGCGACACCAACCCGGTGGTCGCCCAGATGGCTGAAGCCGGTATCGCCGCTCTATATCGCAGCCTGCCGGCGCTGCGCACAGGCGCGGCCGATCCTGAAGTGCGCGGTCAGGCACTGTACGGCTCCTGGATGAGCGCCATGTGCCTTGCGTCCACCTCCATGGGCTTGCATCACAAACTGTGTCACACGCTCGGCGGCGCGCTTAACCTGCCACACGCCGAGACGCACACCATCGTGCTGCCGCACGCAATCGCCTACAACGCGCCCAGTGTGCGCGATGCTGTGGATGTCATCAAGCGCGCCATGGGCGGCGGTGGCATTGCTGGACGCATCCACGATATCGCCAGCAGCTGTGATGTGCCGGTTGCGCTGCGCGACATCGGCATGCGGGAATCAGACATCGACAAGGTTACCGATCTGGTCATGTCCAAGCCCTATGCCAACCCTCGCCCTCTAGACGCAGGCCTCATCCGCAGGTTGCTGACCAATGCATGGTCAGGCCTGCGCCCAGACCACTCTACCTACCTGTGA